AACCCAATAAGCAAGTGaatgttatataattaattttattcttctttGTCAGAGTTGAATCCACCAACCTCCCACATGATATTCATCAATTGGATTATTACATGACTTGGTATTAACTGTtacaacttaaaaaataaaaataaaaatcccttTAACAGATTATAAACAAGTGGTGAATACTATCTTGGGCTCAAGTCCTCTTGAACATGTCGTTTCGAATGAACCACAGTCATTGTATTAGCAACTTCTTGTGTTGTGCACTGTTTCATTTAGAGTGCTGTCAATAAAAGTAGAAAATGTGCTTATGTtccttttaatattaaataacatTGCCTTTTGTTGTTTTGACCTCTTTGTTGTTAACAGAGCTAATGAAGAAGCTAACTGCAACGATTGATGGGGACATGGTTCTCAAGTACCAAGTAATCCCTGAGGAACTTGATGCCTTGGTGACTGTAAGATCAGACGAGGACCTTAAGCATATGCTTGATGAACATGACCGCCATGAAAGTGAAGGAAACCCGAAGCTCCGAGCCTTCTTGTTCCCTTCCAATCCAATCATACTTGAGAACCAAGCAACCTCCATTGAACCCCATGTATTAGAGCAGCGCTACATTGACGCCATCAATGGCATATTTCGTACAACTCCCCATCCTAAACTCACCTCTATCAATACAAATAAATCCACCTTCAGCATTTCTTCTGGTTGTTCTTCCCCCCATAGCAATTCCCCTGATGGCCAAAATGTTGATGCTATTATGACTCATGAAGGCAACTTGTCAAATGTCAACCAAAATGGCAAGATTTCAGTGCATAGAGTACAAAGCTCTCCTACCCTTTATTGCCTCAACAATTTCCAAAATCTCAGCAAAAACCCTGGAAACCATCACCTTTACCAGCACCACCAACATTACCACTTAAACCATCAACACCACCTTCATCACGGCTATCATCCTAGACCAATGGATTCTCACAGAGGTGATGTTGGCAGAGAAATGTTAACCCGAAATTGGTCATTGGGCAGGGTTGATGGTGGGAGGAGCCTAATGTGTCGTGGCCTAAACCCCCATTACACATCAAGTTCCCACCATAGAGAGCCTGGAGGCTGCATCAACTGGGGGTAGTACCATGAAGAGCATAGTGTCCTTGCGTGTACTAGGCTAAGTAGATCTGGGAGTCTTTCTCGGAGTCCAAGAAATGCCTTTTTGGAGGGTGAGAAGGCATGAAGTTCTTCAAGGTATTCAAGCAATAATTACCTtacatctcatatatatatatatatcctctcTCATGTGAGACCTCACATCGAATGGAGTCTCACCAGAACTTTTAACAATGgtatagatgatttttttttttcttccttctatACCTAATATTTGGTGTTGGTTTTGTATGTTGTATATAGCTATTGCATAGAATTGGAATAGACTACATAGTCTGCGTGTTATGCGAGTTACCTGTAAATATAATGATTAATGCACATTTTATCTAGTATATGTTCCAGCGAAACGCATCCACAAAAAAGGGCCTAATCTAACCCACAAATCATGTGTATATACATTACACACACAAAGCAAGCAAAATGGCAAGAAAGCTTTCCTCTCAAATCCAGCTTTCCTCTCAAATCCATCATATTGCATTTTATAGTAGTTTTAAATGAAGTACATGGGACTTTAGTCACCCAGAGATTTTGATATCAATGGAAACTATTATAGTTGTTTTCAACtctatttctaataaaaatggCTAGAACTGTTAACCAAATAACAACCAAATCTGATCCCGCAAAATCAATTCTTATACACAttagaaaggaagaaaagggtgacaaaaaaatatcaaatttttgcTATCTCACTTGCTATCGGTGAAATCTGCATCTATAACATCTCCTTCAGGCCCCTTGCCTGATGATTCCGAAGACCCGGATTCACCGCTAGGTGCAGGTCCAGGCCCAGCACCAGCACCAGGCCCAGCACCAGGAGCACCTGGTTGGTTGTAAAGGGACTGACCTAGTTGCATGACTTCTTGATTGAGGGCAGCAATGGCATCCTTGATGGCTTGTGTCGAACCCCCTGAAATTGCTTCCTTGAGCTCGCCAAGCTTGGCCTCCACCTTCTCTTTCACTGGGGCAGGAACCTTGTCTCCCAGTTCCTTGAGCTGTTTCTCTGTCTGGTAGACAACAGAATCAGCTTGGTTCTTTGTGTCAATGGCATCTCTCTTCTCCTTGTCATCCTTTGCAAACTTCTCTGCTTCATTAACCATCCTTTGCACCTGCATATTTTGACACATTTAGCTTAGTTCCTTTTCAGCTTTTGACCTAATCCTACAAACTGAAATAAAGCTCAAACATTTATCCAAACCCTATATTATAACATACCTCATCACTGGGCAATGTGCTAGCACCGGTAATGGTAATGTCTTGCTTCTTCCCTGTGCCCTTGTCAGCCGCAGTGACCGAAAGAATACCATTCGCATCAATGTCAAACTTCACTTCAATTTGAGGAACCCCACGAGGTGCAGGTGGGATACCATCCAAACGGAAGCTGCCAAGAGATTTGTTGTCCCTAAcgaattctctctctccttggaGAACATTAATCTCAACACTAGTCTGCCCATCTGCGGCTGTGGAGAACACCTCTGACTTGGAGGTTGGCAAAGTAGTATTTCTTGGGATGATCTTTGTCATTACACCACCTAGGGTTTCAAGACCTAGTGACAATGGTGAAACATCCAAAAGCACGATATCACTGACATCCCCAGACAAAACACCAGCCTGAAAATAAATTGTCACACATgaatcaaacaaacaacaaagttATTTACACAATACCAGCAAGCATTTTGCAACATAAAAGAATGGAGAAAAACATTAACTAGAGCAATCTTATACGAGTATATCACAACAATAATCATCAAAATTGTCACACAAGACAAAGGAGACAATATATTAGTTAAGGTGAAAGCATTCAGTAGGCCTCACCTGAACTGCAGCCCCAAGGGCAACAACTTCATCAGGATTAACTGTCACATTGGGGTCCTTTCCAgtcaacttcttcacaagatcCTGAACAGCCGGGATACGTGTTGATCCCCCAACAAGGATTACCTCATCTATATCTTTGAAGGAAAGTTTTGCATCCCTCAAGGAATTTTCAACTGGTGTTTTAAGCCTAACATACAATAACAGAcatgatatgttatagtctgtATTATTCCACTTCAGTTGTCTTAAGGAGATTAAGaataaaagtaacaaaaatcTGCTAGAAAAAACCCTTTCTAACCAATCCATAGATTACAAGGAACAGAAATAAAGTTACACCAGAAGACAAGGGAGCATTAAAAGAAGAGCATGCAATGATTAAGAAAATAAAGCACTATTGGATGTCTGGAAGAATATTAAGTACCTGTCCAGAAGGTCAGAACACAATTCTTCAAACTTGGCCCTAGTGATGGTGGTCTCAATGTGCTTGGGGCCATCTGCAGTAGCAGTAATGAAAGGCAAACTGGAAGAAGacaatatttttatcaatataaAATTTCAGTTGAACTTCTCACAGACACCCATTTGCACtgtaagagaaagagagagtactCAAGAAAACATTCTGACAGATGCAAAATACCTAATGCTTGTCTGGGTTAGAGTTGAAAGCTCCATTTTAGCTTTCTCAGCTGTCTCTGTTAATCGCTGAAGAGCTTGTTTGTCCTTCAACAGATCAATTCCTTCATCTCTCTTGAAGCTTGCAGCAAGCCAATCAACAATTCTCTGCATGCATTAAGAAACACTTAGCACTTAAGTATCACTATATAATTCATCATACCCTCCTGCACCCACccaaaaagagaagagagagagagagagagagagaggacaacagagtaaaaaaatttaagttgctcATAATTGAACAGGCCCAGAGGGATAGAAAAAGCGAAGATTCAAACCTTGTCAAAGTCATCACCACCCAAATGAGTATCTCCAGAAGTAGAAAGAACCTCAAAAACTCCGTCACCAACCTCAAGCACTacaatgtaaaaagaaaaaatcaattatagaaAACCAAAGTCAGGAATACAGAATGTCCAATATACAAACTGACAAAATGAACTAGAATAATCACAATGTGCTAATGTACATGGCAAGGAGTTACATAAGTCTAGAAACATATTTGGTACCTGACACATCAAAAGTACCACCACCAAGGTCAAATACCAAGATGGTCTCGTTGTTCTTCTTTTCAAACCCATATGCTAAAGATGCAGCAGTAGGTTCATTAATGATTCGAAGAACTTCTAAACCAGCAATTCTACCAGCATCCTTTGTTGCTGTCCTTTGGGAATCATTGAAGTAAGCAGGCACAGTAACAACAGCTTTTGTAACTTTGTCATTCAAAAACTTTGAAGCATCGTCCGTAAGCTTTCTCAAAACCTAAACCAGAAATAAATGAATTCAGAACCCACGTGCCAAAACAACATAAAGAACTTTAAATTATAAACTTGCAACCATATAATGCCACCATTCACCCAAAAAAGTACATAACTTCAATTAACTAGAATTAAATAGCAAGAAAAGGGAACTAATGATGTATACTTGGCAATAAAAACTAGCATGCTGATGCCATGTAACAACTGAAATGGAATAATCGAATAGGGAGAGGGCGGAATAAAACCACCTGGCATAACTTTTTTAAGTTCAAACACAAACACCAAAGTTCATAGCAACAACCACCATATATCTGCAAGAATTGCAATATTTTTCTAATCCAGGAAGTGAAAAACGTGTCAAGAATGAAGAAACACAATCTCTGCCTCCAATCAACTCTGAGAATTTAACAATCCAGCCCACAACTAACCAAAGTTTCCCTTATCCAAAACCTCAAAACTACCATTGAAGTTACTTTTTCCCCTTTCATCTCCTCCTACTACATTTAGTGACCAACCAAACATAGCCCAAAAACAATATCTTCAATACGAACCCATTACCAAAAACTAGAAACCAAAGCACAAATACCGCATTCACAAACCAAATACCGTCATattaaaccaataaaaattaattaattaataaagctCTCACtttaacaaagacaaaaactttTAACAAACCCattaccaaaaacacaaaaccaagcAAAACACATTACCCCATTTCTAATTCCCTTCCTCTTAAACAACATTTCAATGTCACAATTTCCAAAAGGTATAAACTTTCACAAACCCATtacccaaaacacaaaacaaaacccaacccaGAACCCCCATTTCTAATTCCCTTCCTCCAAACACCATTTCGAtgtcacaaatcacaaattccaaaacaacaaaaactttgACAAAAGCCCATTACCAAAAacgcaaaacaaaacaaaacccacaacccCAATTCCCTCATACCTGAGCAGAAATCTCCTCAGCCGCAAACTGCCTCCCAATCGCCGGACAATCCAACTTCACATTTCCATTCTCATCTCTCACAACTCTATACGAAACCTGCTTGCTCTCCTCATCCACCTCCGTCATCTTCCTCCCGATAAACCTCTTCACCGAAAAGAACGTGTTCTCCGGGTTCACAACGGCCTGTCGTTTCGCAATCTGACCCACCAACATATCACCATTTTTCGCATACGCCACCACAGACGGCGTCGTTCTCTGCCCCTCGGCGTTCGTCACTATCGTCGGCTTCCCACCTTCCATCGCCGCCACCGCCGAATTCGTCGTCCCCAAATCGATCCCAACCACTTTCTCGTTCACCACTCTCAAGGGTCCCACCCTCTTCGCTCTCAGCTTCGGGTAAAACGCCGTCGTTTTGTGAAGCTTCTGTCCGAAGAAGAACGCTTTGGAAGAAGCCAAATTGAGCTTGCCGGAATACCCACGAGGGCTGATTCCGAGGCCATGGATTTGGGCAGAGGTTGAAGACGCCATTGAAGAATTGAGAGGAAATTGAAAGAgataaaccctaaccctagaaATTTGAGGGACAGAGAGAAGTGAATTTGGGGTTGAGGGAAGAGAtaaaagtgagagagaagagggtTTATGTGTATGAGAACTTAATAGTGAGTGAGGGTTAGGTAGTGACACGCGGAGAGTTCTAGAATTATCTCCAGCTTTGCACGGTAGAAGACAAGATGGGTTGATGAGGAAATCTTGACCGTtagattggattttttttttttttttaaatttctttgtgTTTGGTGAGGGTGTGGCCCAAGATAtggatttttgggttgggttcatTTTATGATGCTAGATGGGCTTGAGGTTGAGCTTAAGCTCTACTCCTtccaatttttttgtataatataagtaataaacaaaatttaaaatttttttgagcaaattacatttttccaCTATAAACTATTGCATCTTATTACACTTAACCCTCTAAACTACTGAAACTCACAATCAACTCCacaaatttaaaactatgtTACACTTAACCTCTTGCTATCTATTTTGTTGTTAActttaatgaaattaattattgaaaGACATATTTATCTCTCGATTGTCTATTTTGAGAGAGTGGTAGAATGGTAGATTGTTCTTTCAATGCTAAATTCTATTAGAGTCAATAGTAAAACAAATGTGTGTTTTAATGGTATAGAGGGTTAATTGTAATCAAAGAttcaatataataatttatgatggaaaaatgtaatttgctcaaaattttcattgaagATATATGGagaaatgttaattttttttcccctgtaaATAGATGACTGtcatatattaaataattaaattaggCTAAGAGCCTTAAAGTTTAATTGgtattttcatgtgtttttaATGGAAACATACAAACTTCAAATCTCCTttccccaactattgaattaaccaaaaaaaaaaaaaaggatttaggACATGGACTCTCATAGTATATACCCACCATGTCATAACAAAGCAAAATATAAACATTCACAAGAGGACAATTGAAAACAACTAAATCTTGTTGAAGATAATGTCATTTTCTAGCCAACTCATTGGCTAGCCTCAAGAAAACAATGCTTCATAAATCCGAGGTATATATATGAGATGTTCCCGTAATTCAAGATAAGAGATATACATGGCTTAAGGTGTTGTTATAAGTATTGGTATCCCAATCAAGGACTACTTTAACATCAATTCATATTTCTACCGCTTGTAAATTAAGGTTTATGCACATCTTAAGGCCATCTCTTAGAGCAACCGCATCAGCTCGTTTaaattttctgtttattttacacgaaaaaatctattttttctattttacacatctacttttacaaaacacccacatcagttcatctattCTATCacctcttttatttaaataatcaattttcttaattattttattatatctcTCAACTAACCCTTTTTATACGCGCGCTCTCTCTCCACCTATTTTATCTGAt
This DNA window, taken from Quercus robur chromosome 2, dhQueRobu3.1, whole genome shotgun sequence, encodes the following:
- the LOC126716008 gene encoding stromal 70 kDa heat shock-related protein, chloroplastic, encoding MASSTSAQIHGLGISPRGYSGKLNLASSKAFFFGQKLHKTTAFYPKLRAKRVGPLRVVNEKVVGIDLGTTNSAVAAMEGGKPTIVTNAEGQRTTPSVVAYAKNGDMLVGQIAKRQAVVNPENTFFSVKRFIGRKMTEVDEESKQVSYRVVRDENGNVKLDCPAIGRQFAAEEISAQVLRKLTDDASKFLNDKVTKAVVTVPAYFNDSQRTATKDAGRIAGLEVLRIINEPTAASLAYGFEKKNNETILVFDLGGGTFDVSVLEVGDGVFEVLSTSGDTHLGGDDFDKRIVDWLAASFKRDEGIDLLKDKQALQRLTETAEKAKMELSTLTQTSISLPFITATADGPKHIETTITRAKFEELCSDLLDRLKTPVENSLRDAKLSFKDIDEVILVGGSTRIPAVQDLVKKLTGKDPNVTVNPDEVVALGAAVQAGVLSGDVSDIVLLDVSPLSLGLETLGGVMTKIIPRNTTLPTSKSEVFSTAADGQTSVEINVLQGEREFVRDNKSLGSFRLDGIPPAPRGVPQIEVKFDIDANGILSVTAADKGTGKKQDITITGASTLPSDEVQRMVNEAEKFAKDDKEKRDAIDTKNQADSVVYQTEKQLKELGDKVPAPVKEKVEAKLGELKEAISGGSTQAIKDAIAALNQEVMQLGQSLYNQPGAPGAGPGAGAGPGPAPSGESGSSESSGKGPEGDVIDADFTDSK
- the LOC126716009 gene encoding uncharacterized protein LOC126716009; this translates as MCETGLSWGELAGASYIYIYIYMMGIEVDNNNNNNNGGVVEETTSSSPVSRVKFMCSHGGRIVPRPPDGQLKYVGGETRVIAIPRDISFSELMKKLTATIDGDMVLKYQVIPEELDALVTVRSDEDLKHMLDEHDRHESEGNPKLRAFLFPSNPIILENQATSIEPHVLEQRYIDAINGIFRTTPHPKLTSINTNKSTFSISSGCSSPHSNSPDGQNVDAIMTHEGNLSNVNQNGKISVHRVQSSPTLYCLNNFQNLSKNPGNHHLYQHHQHYHLNHQHHLHHGYHPRPMDSHRGDVGREMLTRNWSLGRVDGGRSLMCRGLNPHYTSSSHHREPGGCINWG